A region from the Aegilops tauschii subsp. strangulata cultivar AL8/78 chromosome 5, Aet v6.0, whole genome shotgun sequence genome encodes:
- the LOC109780554 gene encoding annexin D5 translates to MASLTLPPAPPNPRQDAIDLHKAFKGFGCDSTTVSNILSHRDSMQRGYIQQEYKTMYSEELSHRISSELSGNHKKALSLWILDPAGRDATVLKEALSAESLDLKAATDIICSRTPSQLQIMKQTYYAKFGTYLEHDISQQASGDHQKILLAYVGIPRYEGPEVDPTIVTHDAKDLYKAGEKKLGTDEKTFIRIFTERSWAHMAAVASAYRHMYDRSLQKVVKNETSGNFEVALLTILRCAENPAKYFAKVLRKSMKGLGTDDKTLVRVVVTRTEIDMQYIKAEYYKKYKKPLADAIHSETSGGYRTFLLSLVGSH, encoded by the exons ATGGCGAGCCTCACCTTGCCGCCGGCGCCCCCGAACCCGCGCCAGGACGCCATCGACCTCCACAAGGCCTTCAAAG GGTTTGGCTGTGATAGTACAACAGTTTCAAATATACTTTCTCACCGTGACTCAATGCAACGTGGATACATTCAACAGGAATACAAAACTATGTATTCTGAGGAACTTTCACATCGTATATCGTCTGAACTCAGTGGAAACCACAAG AAAGCACTGTCGCTCTGGATTCTTGATCCTGCTGGACGTGATGCGACTGTTCTGAAAGAAGCTCTAAGTGCTGAAAGTCTTGATCTGAAAGCAGCTACTGATATAATTTGTTCCAGGACACCATCACAGCTGCAAATAATGAAACAGACATATTATGCAAAGTTTGGTACTTATCTTGAGCATGACATTAGTCAGCAAGCATCCGGCGATCATCAGAAG ATCTTACTAGCCTATGTTGGCATTCCACGCTACGAAGGCCCGGAGGTTGATCCCACTATAGTGACACATGATGCGAAGGACCTCTACAAAGCTGGTGAGAAAAAGCTGGGCACAGATGAGAAAACCTTCATCCGCATCTTCACTGAGCGCAGCTGGGCACACATGGCAGCTGTTGCTTCTGCTTACCGTCACATGTATGATCGGTCGTTACAGAAG GTTGTGAAGAATGAAACATCTGGAAACTTTGAAGTTGCTCTGTTAACTATCCTCAGATGTGCTGAGAATCCAGCGAAGTATTTTGCTAAG GTGTTGAGGAAGTCCATGAAAGGTCTAGGTACTGATGACAAGACACTTGTAAGGGTTGTGGTAACAAGGACTGAGATTGATATGCAGTATATCAAGGCAGAATATTACAAGAAATACAAAAAGCCGTTGGCTGATGCTATCCATTCCGAAACATCAGGCGGTTATCGGACGTTCCTGCTTTCTCTTGTTGGTAGCCATTAG